The following coding sequences lie in one Ctenopharyngodon idella isolate HZGC_01 chromosome 11, HZGC01, whole genome shotgun sequence genomic window:
- the txlng gene encoding gamma-taxilin isoform X1, whose translation MATHSDARLELKTENTQGTEVMEEIIGVCGLEARGLVEGSSSPLDVETPTQDNMEDFAGLVSSEEERGETPGREDSNPDPLDEELDPKAEKTKDKKAFGKEVLLLMQALHTLATPEEKLAALCKKYADLLEESRSMQKQVKVLQKKQNQVLKEKIHLQSEHSKAVLARSKLESLCRELQRHNKNLKEENSQRFREYEERRKEATLHFQMTLNEIEAQMEQHNLHNSKLRQENMELAEKLKKLIEQYELREEHIDKVFKHKELQQQLVDAKLQRTAELMREVEEKQQREREFLLKDATESRHKCELMKEQEHQLKQQLTLYMDKFEEFQTTLAKSNEVFTTFRQEMEKMTKKIKKLEKETTLWRTKWETNNQTLLQMAEEKTVRDKNYKALQGKLERLEKLCRALQRERNDLNQKLRDLQGPVKDPEEEGTGPPDPQPLGLYSQPSNPEMEREVEGEMEGLVPETEQLGLQPEVSGTTSSRQLIDD comes from the exons ATGGCGACGCACTCAGATGCCAGGCTCGAATTAAAGACTGAAAACACACAG GGCACTGAAGTCATGGAAGAAATCATCGGGGTCTGTGGTTTAGAGGCCAGAGGACTAGTTGAAGGAAGCAGTTCACCCCTGGATGTGGAGACTCCAACCCAGGATAACATGGAGGATTTTGCAGGGCTGGTGAGCAGTGAAGAGGAAAGAGGGGAGACGCCAGGAAGGGAGGATAGCAACCCTGACCCCCTCGATGAGGAGTTAGACCCCAAAGCTGAGAAAACCAAGGACAAAAAAGCGTTTG GCAAAGAGGTTTTGTTGCTGATGCAGGCGCTTCATACTTTAGCCACCCCAGAAGAGAAACTTGCTGCCCTTTGTAAGAAATATGCAGACCTG CTGGAGGAGAGTCGCAGCATGCAAAAGCAGGTGAAGGTGTTGCAGAAGAAGCAGAACCAGGTGCTGAAGGAGAAGATCCACCTGCAGAGCGAGCACAGCAAGGCGGTCCTGGCACGCAGCAAACTGGAGAGTCTTTGCAGGGAACTTCAGCGCCATAACAAGAACCTCAAG GAGGAGAACTCTCAGCGGTTCAGGGAGTATGAAGAGCGGCGCAAGGAGGCAACGCTGCACTTCCAGATGACGCTCAATGAGATTGAGGCCCAGATGGAGCAGCACAACTTGCATAACAGCAAACTGCGGCAGGAGAACATGGAGCTGGCTGAGAAACTCAAGAAGCTCATTGAGCAGTATGAGCTCCGGGAGGAG CATATCGACAAGGTGTTCAAACACAAGGAACTGCAACAGCAGCTGGTGGACGCTAAACTTCAGCGGACGGCCGAGCTGATGCGAGAGGTGGAGGAGAAACAGCAGAGAGAAAGGGAGTTT CTTCTGAAGGATGCGACAGAGTCGAGACATAAATGTGAGCTGATGAAGGAGCAGGAGCATCAGTTAAAGCAGCAGCTCACTCTGTACATGGACAAGTTTGAGGAGTTTCAGACCACCCTCGCTAAAAGCAACGAGGTCTTCACCACCTTCCGACAGGAGATGGAGAAA ATGACAAAGAAGATCAAGAAGCTTGAGAAGGAGACCACACTATGGAGGACCAAATGGGAGACTAACAACCAGACTCTACTGCAGATGGCAGAAGAG AAAACAGTGCGAGACAAAAATTACAAGGCCCTCCAAGGCAAACTGGAGCGTCTGGAGAAGCTTTGCAGGGCCCTGCAGAGAGAACGCAATGACCTGAACCAGAAACTCCGTGACCTTCAGGGCCCAGTGAAAGATCCTGAGGAAGAAGGTACAGGGCCTCCTGACCCCCAGCCACTGGGCCTCTACAGCCAGCCCTCCAAcccagagatggagagagaggtAGAGGGAGAGATGGAGGGTTTGGTGCCTGAAACAGAGCAACTTGGGCTTCAGCCTGAGGTATCAGGCACCACATCATCCAGACAACTCATTGACGACTGA
- the txlng gene encoding gamma-taxilin isoform X2, whose product MEEIIGVCGLEARGLVEGSSSPLDVETPTQDNMEDFAGLVSSEEERGETPGREDSNPDPLDEELDPKAEKTKDKKAFGKEVLLLMQALHTLATPEEKLAALCKKYADLLEESRSMQKQVKVLQKKQNQVLKEKIHLQSEHSKAVLARSKLESLCRELQRHNKNLKEENSQRFREYEERRKEATLHFQMTLNEIEAQMEQHNLHNSKLRQENMELAEKLKKLIEQYELREEHIDKVFKHKELQQQLVDAKLQRTAELMREVEEKQQREREFLLKDATESRHKCELMKEQEHQLKQQLTLYMDKFEEFQTTLAKSNEVFTTFRQEMEKMTKKIKKLEKETTLWRTKWETNNQTLLQMAEEKTVRDKNYKALQGKLERLEKLCRALQRERNDLNQKLRDLQGPVKDPEEEGTGPPDPQPLGLYSQPSNPEMEREVEGEMEGLVPETEQLGLQPEVSGTTSSRQLIDD is encoded by the exons ATGGAAGAAATCATCGGGGTCTGTGGTTTAGAGGCCAGAGGACTAGTTGAAGGAAGCAGTTCACCCCTGGATGTGGAGACTCCAACCCAGGATAACATGGAGGATTTTGCAGGGCTGGTGAGCAGTGAAGAGGAAAGAGGGGAGACGCCAGGAAGGGAGGATAGCAACCCTGACCCCCTCGATGAGGAGTTAGACCCCAAAGCTGAGAAAACCAAGGACAAAAAAGCGTTTG GCAAAGAGGTTTTGTTGCTGATGCAGGCGCTTCATACTTTAGCCACCCCAGAAGAGAAACTTGCTGCCCTTTGTAAGAAATATGCAGACCTG CTGGAGGAGAGTCGCAGCATGCAAAAGCAGGTGAAGGTGTTGCAGAAGAAGCAGAACCAGGTGCTGAAGGAGAAGATCCACCTGCAGAGCGAGCACAGCAAGGCGGTCCTGGCACGCAGCAAACTGGAGAGTCTTTGCAGGGAACTTCAGCGCCATAACAAGAACCTCAAG GAGGAGAACTCTCAGCGGTTCAGGGAGTATGAAGAGCGGCGCAAGGAGGCAACGCTGCACTTCCAGATGACGCTCAATGAGATTGAGGCCCAGATGGAGCAGCACAACTTGCATAACAGCAAACTGCGGCAGGAGAACATGGAGCTGGCTGAGAAACTCAAGAAGCTCATTGAGCAGTATGAGCTCCGGGAGGAG CATATCGACAAGGTGTTCAAACACAAGGAACTGCAACAGCAGCTGGTGGACGCTAAACTTCAGCGGACGGCCGAGCTGATGCGAGAGGTGGAGGAGAAACAGCAGAGAGAAAGGGAGTTT CTTCTGAAGGATGCGACAGAGTCGAGACATAAATGTGAGCTGATGAAGGAGCAGGAGCATCAGTTAAAGCAGCAGCTCACTCTGTACATGGACAAGTTTGAGGAGTTTCAGACCACCCTCGCTAAAAGCAACGAGGTCTTCACCACCTTCCGACAGGAGATGGAGAAA ATGACAAAGAAGATCAAGAAGCTTGAGAAGGAGACCACACTATGGAGGACCAAATGGGAGACTAACAACCAGACTCTACTGCAGATGGCAGAAGAG AAAACAGTGCGAGACAAAAATTACAAGGCCCTCCAAGGCAAACTGGAGCGTCTGGAGAAGCTTTGCAGGGCCCTGCAGAGAGAACGCAATGACCTGAACCAGAAACTCCGTGACCTTCAGGGCCCAGTGAAAGATCCTGAGGAAGAAGGTACAGGGCCTCCTGACCCCCAGCCACTGGGCCTCTACAGCCAGCCCTCCAAcccagagatggagagagaggtAGAGGGAGAGATGGAGGGTTTGGTGCCTGAAACAGAGCAACTTGGGCTTCAGCCTGAGGTATCAGGCACCACATCATCCAGACAACTCATTGACGACTGA
- the rbb4l gene encoding histone-binding protein RBBP7 isoform X1 has protein sequence MADKEVYDDAVEERVINEEYKIWKKNTPFLYDLVMTHALEWPSLTVQWLPDVNRPEGKDYAVHRLVLGTHTSDEQNHLVIASVQIPNDDAQFDASHYDSEKGAEFGGFGSVSGKIEIEIKINHEGEVNRARYMPQNPCIIATKTPTSDVLVFDYTKHPSKPDPSGECSPDLRLRGHQKEGYGLSWNPNLSGNLLSASDDHTICLWDISAVPKEGKIVDAKTIFTGHTAVVEDVSWHLLHESLFGSVADDQKLMIWDTRSNNTSKPSHSVDAHTAEVNCLSFNPYSEFILATGSADKTVALWDLRNLKLKLHSFESHKDEIFQVQWSPHNETILASSGTDRRLNVWDLSKIGEEQSAEDAEDGPPELLFIHGGHTAKISDFSWNPNEPWVICSVSEDNIMQVWQMAENIYNDEEPDTPASELEGQAS, from the exons ATGGCAGACAAAGAAG TGTATGATGATGCAGTGGAGGAGAGAGTAATAAATGAGGAATACAAGATCTGGAAGAAAAACACACCGTTCCTATACGATCTTGTTATGACACATGCACTTGAGTGGCCGAGTTTAACGGTGCAGTGGCTTCCTGATGTGAACAG GCCTGAGGGAAAGGACTATGCAGTTCATCGGCTGGTGCTGGGCACACACACTTCAGATGAGCAGAACCACTTAGTCATCGCCAGTGTTCAGATCCCTAATGACGACGCTCAATTTGATGCGTCCCACTACGACAGCGAGAAAGGAG CAGAGTTTGGAGGGTTTGGATCAGTGAGCGGAAAGATCGAGATTGAGATTAAGATCAACCATGAAGGAGAAGTGAATAGAGCCAGATACATGCCACAAAACCCCTGCATCATCGCCACCAAGACCCCCACCTCTGACGTGCTGGTGTTTGACTATACCAAACACCCATCTAAACCAG ACCCCAGTGGAGAGTGTAGTCCAGACCTGAGACTGCGGGGACATCAGAAGGAGGGATACGGTTTGTCCTGGAACCCCAACCTGAGTGGAAACTTACTTAGTGCATCAGACGACCAT ACAATCTGTCTGTGGGACATCAGTGCTGTTCCAAAGGAGGGGAAGATAGTAGATGCCAAGACCATCTTCACAGGGCACACAGCTGTGGTGGAGGACGTGTCCTGGCACCTTCTACATGAATCGCTGTTTGGCTCTGTGGCTGATGACCAGAAACTCATGAT CTGGGACACACGATCCAATAACACATCAAAGCCCAGTCACTCTGTGGATGCCCACACGGCCGAAGTCAACTGCCTGTCCTTCAACCCATACAGCGAGTTCATTCTGGCCACTGGCTCAGCAGACAAG ACTGTTGCATTGTGGGATCTGCGTAACCTGAAGTTGAAGCTTCACTCTTTTGAGTCACATAAGGATGAAATCTTCCAG GTCCAGTGGTCTCCCCATAACGAGACCATCCTGGCCTCCAGTGGCACAGACAGACGCCTCAATGTTTGGGACCTGAG TAAAATTGGAGAAGAGCAGTCTGCGGAGGACGCAGAGGACGGGCCACCTGAGCTGCTG TTCATTCATGGTGGGCATACAGCTAAGATCTCTGATTTCTCCTGGAACCCAAATGAACCCTGGGTAATCTGTTCTGTGTCAGAGGACAACATTATGCAAGTATGGCAGATG GCTGAAAACATCTACAATGATGAAGAGCCAGACACCCCCGCATCAGAGTTGGAGGGCCAGGCGTCATAA
- the rbb4l gene encoding histone-binding protein RBBP7 isoform X2, giving the protein MADKEVYDDAVEERVINEEYKIWKKNTPFLYDLVMTHALEWPSLTVQWLPDVNRPEGKDYAVHRLVLGTHTSDEQNHLVIASVQIPNDDAQFDASHYDSEKGEFGGFGSVSGKIEIEIKINHEGEVNRARYMPQNPCIIATKTPTSDVLVFDYTKHPSKPDPSGECSPDLRLRGHQKEGYGLSWNPNLSGNLLSASDDHTICLWDISAVPKEGKIVDAKTIFTGHTAVVEDVSWHLLHESLFGSVADDQKLMIWDTRSNNTSKPSHSVDAHTAEVNCLSFNPYSEFILATGSADKTVALWDLRNLKLKLHSFESHKDEIFQVQWSPHNETILASSGTDRRLNVWDLSKIGEEQSAEDAEDGPPELLFIHGGHTAKISDFSWNPNEPWVICSVSEDNIMQVWQMAENIYNDEEPDTPASELEGQAS; this is encoded by the exons ATGGCAGACAAAGAAG TGTATGATGATGCAGTGGAGGAGAGAGTAATAAATGAGGAATACAAGATCTGGAAGAAAAACACACCGTTCCTATACGATCTTGTTATGACACATGCACTTGAGTGGCCGAGTTTAACGGTGCAGTGGCTTCCTGATGTGAACAG GCCTGAGGGAAAGGACTATGCAGTTCATCGGCTGGTGCTGGGCACACACACTTCAGATGAGCAGAACCACTTAGTCATCGCCAGTGTTCAGATCCCTAATGACGACGCTCAATTTGATGCGTCCCACTACGACAGCGAGAAAGGAG AGTTTGGAGGGTTTGGATCAGTGAGCGGAAAGATCGAGATTGAGATTAAGATCAACCATGAAGGAGAAGTGAATAGAGCCAGATACATGCCACAAAACCCCTGCATCATCGCCACCAAGACCCCCACCTCTGACGTGCTGGTGTTTGACTATACCAAACACCCATCTAAACCAG ACCCCAGTGGAGAGTGTAGTCCAGACCTGAGACTGCGGGGACATCAGAAGGAGGGATACGGTTTGTCCTGGAACCCCAACCTGAGTGGAAACTTACTTAGTGCATCAGACGACCAT ACAATCTGTCTGTGGGACATCAGTGCTGTTCCAAAGGAGGGGAAGATAGTAGATGCCAAGACCATCTTCACAGGGCACACAGCTGTGGTGGAGGACGTGTCCTGGCACCTTCTACATGAATCGCTGTTTGGCTCTGTGGCTGATGACCAGAAACTCATGAT CTGGGACACACGATCCAATAACACATCAAAGCCCAGTCACTCTGTGGATGCCCACACGGCCGAAGTCAACTGCCTGTCCTTCAACCCATACAGCGAGTTCATTCTGGCCACTGGCTCAGCAGACAAG ACTGTTGCATTGTGGGATCTGCGTAACCTGAAGTTGAAGCTTCACTCTTTTGAGTCACATAAGGATGAAATCTTCCAG GTCCAGTGGTCTCCCCATAACGAGACCATCCTGGCCTCCAGTGGCACAGACAGACGCCTCAATGTTTGGGACCTGAG TAAAATTGGAGAAGAGCAGTCTGCGGAGGACGCAGAGGACGGGCCACCTGAGCTGCTG TTCATTCATGGTGGGCATACAGCTAAGATCTCTGATTTCTCCTGGAACCCAAATGAACCCTGGGTAATCTGTTCTGTGTCAGAGGACAACATTATGCAAGTATGGCAGATG GCTGAAAACATCTACAATGATGAAGAGCCAGACACCCCCGCATCAGAGTTGGAGGGCCAGGCGTCATAA
- the zrsr2 gene encoding U2 small nuclear ribonucleoprotein auxiliary factor 35 kDa subunit-related protein 2: MTDNDCCSIQTDPSETQDSESRLDECETAAVVLSQKQRRAVLKRERRKRKRQALAKIREAALGHSQNEEYKPEDEEEQKDDEQSERLHQEWMEREKIAQEEFRLKREKEEAAQKRKEEEERKIREEWEEQQKKEKEEREQKEQEKKQREEAVQKMLDQAESQLENGGPWKNPDAPKDYGTEKDKANCPFFLKTGACRFGDRCSRKHEHPTSSTTLMVRGMFVTFGMEQSRRDDYDTDACLEYSEEETHQQFLDFYEDALPEFKNAGRVVQFKVSCNFEPHLRGNVYVQYDTEEQCKEAFMMFNGRWYAGRQLQCEFSPVTRWKTAICGLFDRRKCPKGKHCNFLHVFRNPDNEFWEADRDLHMSPDRGGGFSSRHSGGRDGMWSQRGNSPERSQRRWTDRRSHSRERYSYRGRRSRSRERRSRSRERHSRNSERRSRSRSRARRKSEQSIIRRSQREQSRRSRSRSRSRDWLKQSEYSSADSRRKRSKSNSPDHVSKNGSVKRSHRRESQSPENSDRTDTRQHKHSKKSKKKKKGKKKHKRKKDKSHSSSSSAGSEEDSPNEECNKMASKSEAPAEECTAVASSTGSPEDKVETSTLEFHNPVEEIQCVVTDITKSDGITQSG; encoded by the exons ATGACAGATAATGATTGTTGCTCGATTCAGACAGACCCGTCAGAGACGCAGGACTCTGAGAGTCGCTTAGATGAGTGTGAAACTGCTGCTGTTGTGCTCAG TCAAAAACAACGACGAGCTGTTCTTAAACGAGAGAGAAGGAAAAGGAAACGTCAAGCTCTTGCTAAAATAAGAGAAGCAg CTCTTGGTCATTCACAAAATGAAGAGTACAAGCCTGAAGATGAGGAGGAGCAGAAGGATGATGAGCAAAG TGAGCGATTACACCAGGAATGGATGGAGAGAGAAAAGATTGCGCAGGAAGAATTTAGGCTGAAGAGGGAGAAAGAAGAGGCAGCGCAAAAGAGAAAGGAGGAAGAAGAG AGGAAAATAAGAGAAGAATGGGAGGAGCAGCAAAAGAAAGAGAAGGAGGAGCGGGAGCAGAAGGAACAGGAGAAGAAACAGAGAGAG GAAGCGGTACAGAAAATGCTGGATCAAGCAGAGAGTCAG cTGGAAAATGGTGGTCCTTGGAAAAACCCTGATGCCCCAAAGGATTATGGAACTGAAAAGGACAAGGCAAACTGCCCCTTCTTCCTTAAAACGGGTGCTTGCAGGTTTGGAGACCG GTGCTCCCGAAAGCATGAGCACCCAACATCCAGCACCACTCTGATGGTGAGGGGGATGTTTGTGACGTTCGGGATGGAGCAGAGCAGACGTGACGACTATGACACTGATGCCTGTCTTGAGTACAGCGAAGAGGAAACGCACCAGCAGTTCCTGGATTTCTATGAAGACGCTCTGCCAGAGTTCAAGAATGCAGGGAGGGTGGTACAGTTCAAG GTGAGCTGCAACTTTGAACCTCACTTGAGAGGAAACGTTTACGTTCAGTATGACAC AGAGGAGCAATGTAAAGAGGCTTTCATGATGTTTAATGGCCGCTGGTATGCTGGAAGACAACTGCAATGTGAATTCTCCCCAGTAACTAGATGGAAAACAGCCATATGTG GACTTTTCGACAGACGGAAATGTCCAAAGGGGAAACACTGCAACTTCCTCCATGTCTTCAGAAATCCAGACAATGAATTCTGGGAGGCGGACCGTGATCTTCACATGTCCCCTGACCGCGGTGGAGGCTTTTCTAGTCGGCATTCGGGTGGCAGAGATGGAATGTGGTCCCAGCGTGGAAATAGCCCTGAACGATCCCAGCGCAGGTGGACGGATCGAAGGAGTCACAGCCGTGAGCGGTATAGTTACAGAGGAAGGCGGAGCCGCAGCAGAGAGAGGCGGAGTCGCAGCAGAGAGAGGCACAGTCGAAACAGTGAAAGGCGGAGTCGTAGCAGAAGCAGAGCGAGAAGGAAGTCAGAGCAATCAATAATAAGGAGATCTCAGAGAGAGCAATCCAGAAGGAGCAGGAGCCGATCCCGCAGCAGAGACTGGTTAAAGCAAAGCGAATATTCATCAGCAGACTCGAGAAGAAAGAGGTCAAAATCAAACAGTCCGGACCATGTTTCTAAAAACGGTTCTGTGAAACGGAGTCACAGAAGGGAAAGCCAAAGCCCAGAAAACTCTGACCGAACGGATACACGTCAGCACAAGCACTCTAAAAAGagcaagaagaagaaaaagggtaaaaagaaacacaaaagaaagaagGATAAATCACACAGCTCAAGCTCATCTGCGGGGTCTGAAGAAGACTCCCCGAATGAGGAGTGTAACAAGATGGCGTCTAAATCAGAAGCTCCTGCTGAAGAATGTACAGCTGTGGCGTCCAGCACTGGTTCACCAGAAGATAAAGTTGAGACCTCAACTTTGGAGTTTCATAATCCAGTAGAGGAAATCCAGTGCGTGGTTACAGACATTACCAAATCCGATGGCATCACACAATCTGGATAG
- the ap1s2 gene encoding AP-1 complex subunit sigma-2 isoform X1, with protein MMQFMLLFSRQGKLRLQKWYVPLSDTQKKKISREVIQMVLARKPKMCSFLEWRDLKIVYKRYASLYFCCAVEDQENELITLEIIHRYVELLDKYFGSVCELDIIFNFEKAYYILDEFILGGEAQETSKKNVLKAIEQADMLQEEAETPRSVLEEIGLT; from the exons ATG ATGCAGTTTATGCTGCTCTTTAGCAGGCAGGGGAAGCTGCGGCTTCAGAAATGGTACGTGCCGCTGTCTGACACACAGAAGAAGAAGATCTCCCGTGAGGTCATTCAGATGGTGCTAGCACGCAAAcccaaaatgtgcagtttccTGGAATGGAGGGATCTGAAAATAGTCTATAAAAG ATATGCCAGCCTTTACTTTTGCTGTGCTGTGGAGGACCAAGAAAACGAGTTGATAACCCTGGAGATTATCCACAGATACGTGGAACTGCTGGACAAATATTTTGGCAGT GTGTGTGAACTGGACATTATCTTCAACTTTGAGAAAGCCTATTACATACTGGATGAGTTTATCCTGGGTGGTGAAGCCCAGGAGACATCAAAGAAGAATGTTCTGAAGGCCATAGAGCAGGCTGATATGCTGCAGGAG GAAGCCGAGACGCCACGTAGTGTTCTGGAGGAGATTGGACTGACATAA
- the ap1s2 gene encoding AP-1 complex subunit sigma-2 isoform X2, which translates to MQFMLLFSRQGKLRLQKWYVPLSDTQKKKISREVIQMVLARKPKMCSFLEWRDLKIVYKRYASLYFCCAVEDQENELITLEIIHRYVELLDKYFGSVCELDIIFNFEKAYYILDEFILGGEAQETSKKNVLKAIEQADMLQEEAETPRSVLEEIGLT; encoded by the exons ATGCAGTTTATGCTGCTCTTTAGCAGGCAGGGGAAGCTGCGGCTTCAGAAATGGTACGTGCCGCTGTCTGACACACAGAAGAAGAAGATCTCCCGTGAGGTCATTCAGATGGTGCTAGCACGCAAAcccaaaatgtgcagtttccTGGAATGGAGGGATCTGAAAATAGTCTATAAAAG ATATGCCAGCCTTTACTTTTGCTGTGCTGTGGAGGACCAAGAAAACGAGTTGATAACCCTGGAGATTATCCACAGATACGTGGAACTGCTGGACAAATATTTTGGCAGT GTGTGTGAACTGGACATTATCTTCAACTTTGAGAAAGCCTATTACATACTGGATGAGTTTATCCTGGGTGGTGAAGCCCAGGAGACATCAAAGAAGAATGTTCTGAAGGCCATAGAGCAGGCTGATATGCTGCAGGAG GAAGCCGAGACGCCACGTAGTGTTCTGGAGGAGATTGGACTGACATAA